A region from the Vigna unguiculata cultivar IT97K-499-35 unplaced genomic scaffold, ASM411807v1 contig_615, whole genome shotgun sequence genome encodes:
- the LOC114172493 gene encoding ribonuclease Phyb-like, with the protein MNYIIFTFIIFLLFHGSINGFDYFTIAQIYPRGLCHGNRLCTSSTIALSTKFTVHGLWPSTNAFPQPFNCRVDGLNLSVIQNIGPRLQQVWPNYYSTNYTKFWEHEWEKHGTCSNMQQFDFFRLTLDIYARNDLQAILINAGISRRKPYHINDIISAIRNSAIGVEPELHCRKSRKSRQSGKSGSGSGRRGLIFEIRICLNTDPIPQYINCASQGTCTSPVMFM; encoded by the exons ATGAATTacattatatttacttttatcatctttttattatttcatggTTCCATTAATGGATTCGATTACTTCACAATTGCACAAATTTATCCCCGAGGTCTTTGCCATGGTAATAGGTTGTGTACGTCATCAACAATAGCATTATCGACGAAATTCACTGTGCATGGTCTATGGCCATCGACCAACGCTTTTCCACAACCATTCAATTGCAGAGTAGACGGATTAAATCTTTCTGTG atacAAAATATAGGACCTCGACTTCAACAAGTTTGGCCAAAttattattctacgaattaTACTAAGTTTTGGGAGCATGAGTGGGAGAAGCATGGAACGTGCTCGAATATGCAGCAGTTTGATTTCTTCAGGTTGACATTAGATATCTATGCAAGGAATGATCTTCAAGCAATACTTATAAATGCGGGTATATCACGTCGTAAGCCATATCATATAAATGATATCATCTCAGCCATACGCAACTCAGCTATAGGTGTTGAGCCAGAACTACACTGtagaaaaagtagaaaaagtAGACAAAGTGGAAAAAGTGGAAGTGGAAGTGGAAGAAGAGgacttatatttgaaataagGATATGTTTGAACACAGACCCTATCCCCCAGTACATCAATTGTGCTTCACAAGGAACCTGTACTTCTCCTGTAATgtttatgtaa